A single Deltaproteobacteria bacterium DNA region contains:
- a CDS encoding 2-keto-4-pentenoate hydratase — MKLATLHDGSRDGRLVVVSRDLSVYGDAGDIAPTLQAALDRWELIQPKLHHRFESLQRGEGVSGRCDAVRFMAPLPRAYEWIDGSAYVNHVVLVRKARHATPPETLRTDPLIYQGGSGVLLSATDDIKLADPNWGLDFESEVCVVLGDTPQGTKKGEASKHVKLIMLANDVSLRNLIPAELEKGFGFFGSKPATAFSPVAVTPDELGSAWEGGRVHLPLITEYNGTQFGDPNAGPEMHFSFFDLIEHICKTRSFTAGTILGSGTVSNEDRARGSSCLAEKRMIEKIDTGAMSTPFMKYGDTVGIEMFDRHGQSIFGRIAQKVVPFSK, encoded by the coding sequence ATGAAACTAGCAACTTTACACGATGGCAGCCGCGATGGACGGCTTGTGGTTGTCAGCCGCGACTTGTCTGTTTATGGCGATGCCGGCGATATCGCACCCACATTACAGGCCGCTCTGGATCGCTGGGAGTTAATTCAGCCGAAATTGCATCATCGATTCGAAAGCTTGCAGCGAGGCGAGGGAGTTTCCGGTCGTTGTGACGCAGTTAGATTCATGGCCCCGTTGCCAAGGGCTTACGAATGGATCGATGGCTCTGCATACGTCAACCACGTGGTGCTTGTGCGCAAGGCTCGCCATGCGACGCCACCAGAGACGTTACGTACTGATCCTTTAATCTACCAAGGTGGCTCGGGCGTGCTCCTAAGTGCTACGGATGACATCAAACTTGCCGATCCCAATTGGGGGTTAGATTTTGAGTCAGAAGTTTGTGTAGTCTTGGGCGATACCCCACAAGGTACCAAAAAGGGCGAAGCGTCTAAACATGTGAAACTCATCATGCTCGCCAATGATGTTTCTTTGCGTAATCTTATTCCCGCTGAACTTGAGAAGGGATTCGGATTCTTCGGGTCGAAACCTGCGACAGCATTTTCACCAGTTGCAGTGACACCTGACGAACTCGGAAGTGCTTGGGAAGGTGGGCGTGTACATCTACCCTTGATTACCGAGTACAATGGTACTCAGTTTGGCGATCCCAATGCTGGACCTGAAATGCATTTTTCCTTCTTTGACCTGATCGAACACATTTGCAAAACGCGGTCATTTACCGCTGGTACAATCTTGGGCAGTGGAACCGTATCCAATGAAGATCGTGCGCGGGGATCGTCGTGTTTGGCAGAAAAACGCATGATCGAGAAGATTGATACAGGTGCGATGAGCACGCCATTCATGAAATATGGCGATACTGTTGGTATAGAGATGTTCGATCGACACGGCCAAAGCATTTTTGGTCGGATTGCCCAAAAAGTTGTGCCATTTAGTAAATAG
- a CDS encoding rRNA pseudouridine synthase, with product MEPMRIQKWLSQMGIASRREAETWIREGRVAINGDLVTELGRKIDPDNDQLTIDGKLVEAAMPPRVYWMLNKPDEVLTARHDGFQRTTIYDLPRLKKLPFLVAPVGRLDYRTEGLLLLTNDGELANKLTHPKFKVPRQYHVLITGKLTPDEEQAIVRGIELDDGPTGKTELRYAHGKNLGGSRGSWYAVTVFEGRNRLVRRLFEHFNHKVVRLIRVSYGDVRLPEDLSPGEYRQLSSDEIRALKRLTGL from the coding sequence ATGGAGCCAATGAGAATTCAGAAGTGGTTGTCCCAGATGGGGATAGCCTCTCGCCGGGAGGCGGAGACCTGGATACGTGAAGGCCGCGTCGCAATTAATGGCGATCTGGTAACTGAGCTTGGGCGTAAGATTGACCCGGACAATGATCAGCTGACAATCGATGGCAAGCTGGTTGAAGCGGCAATGCCACCTCGGGTTTATTGGATGCTGAATAAACCGGACGAAGTTCTAACGGCCCGTCACGACGGTTTCCAACGCACTACAATTTACGATTTGCCGCGTCTAAAAAAACTACCTTTCCTGGTGGCGCCAGTTGGACGATTGGATTACCGAACCGAGGGCCTGCTTTTGCTCACCAACGATGGCGAGTTGGCAAACAAACTGACCCACCCTAAATTTAAGGTGCCACGTCAGTACCATGTTCTGATCACCGGCAAGCTGACTCCTGATGAAGAACAAGCTATAGTCCGGGGGATTGAACTCGATGACGGCCCGACTGGCAAGACGGAGCTCAGGTATGCACATGGCAAAAACCTGGGTGGATCGCGCGGCAGTTGGTACGCAGTCACCGTGTTTGAGGGACGCAATAGGCTTGTACGGCGACTTTTTGAGCATTTTAATCATAAAGTGGTTAGGCTCATTCGCGTTTCCTATGGTGATGTGAGACTGCCCGAAGACCTAAGCCCCGGTGAATATAGGCAACTAAGTTCGGATGAAATCCGAGCGTTAAAGAGGCTCACCGGGCTGTAA
- the scpB gene encoding SMC-Scp complex subunit ScpB has protein sequence MSHMEDVENIEVTEFDHYDSLDDELAGDHQVPSPPKERQLASMRLEAKVEAIIFASQRPLKASDILDILGDPTVGEGDIQLTLDQLVTQYEDRSGGFRLHYLKRLGYQFQTSESAGAIMERMFASRPRPISRAALETLAIIAYRQPVTRAEVEFIRGVDAGSIFKTLLERDLIKCVGRKEIVGRPMLFGTTDQFLTVFNLSSIKDLPPLESFQPSREMVQGAMARIEGGSADDLVDVEEYIADNTRGEYDGDDLAATLTGSHDQLDLDESVAGVADGANENSEVVVPDGDSLSPGGGDLDT, from the coding sequence ATGAGTCACATGGAAGACGTTGAAAATATAGAAGTAACTGAATTCGACCATTATGACTCATTGGACGATGAGCTAGCTGGTGATCATCAGGTGCCTAGTCCACCCAAGGAGCGACAGTTAGCCTCAATGCGCCTCGAGGCTAAGGTTGAGGCTATTATATTTGCCTCGCAAAGGCCCCTTAAGGCATCAGATATACTTGACATTCTTGGTGATCCTACGGTAGGCGAGGGGGATATTCAGCTCACGCTGGATCAGTTAGTGACCCAGTACGAGGATCGGAGTGGTGGTTTCCGTCTCCATTATTTGAAGAGGCTCGGATATCAATTTCAGACCTCCGAGTCTGCTGGTGCAATCATGGAGCGCATGTTCGCGTCTCGCCCTCGACCGATTAGCCGGGCTGCTCTCGAGACTTTGGCAATTATTGCGTACCGGCAGCCTGTCACCCGTGCCGAGGTTGAATTTATTAGAGGTGTCGATGCCGGTAGCATATTTAAGACGCTGCTTGAGCGAGATCTCATCAAATGTGTAGGCCGCAAGGAGATTGTTGGCCGCCCAATGCTTTTTGGCACAACGGATCAATTTCTCACCGTTTTTAATTTAAGTAGTATTAAAGACTTGCCACCACTTGAGTCGTTCCAACCATCGAGGGAGATGGTCCAAGGCGCCATGGCGCGGATTGAAGGCGGTAGCGCTGACGATTTAGTCGATGTCGAAGAATATATTGCAGACAACACGCGCGGCGAGTATGACGGGGACGATCTGGCGGCTACCCTTACGGGAAGTCACGACCAGCTTGACCTAGATGAATCAGTAGCCGGGGTTGCCGATGGAGCCAATGAGAATTCAGAAGTGGTTGTCCCAGATGGGGATAGCCTCTCGCCGGGAGGCGGAGACCTGGATACGTGA